ATTCTAGTCTTTATCTAAGTTAATCTAACCATCACCTGACAGTAGCTTTATGTTAGCGCAGACATGACCATGGCATCACCCATCTCCTCTAACTCTCAGCGAGAAAGCTGCAATTTCTCTGTCACAGCCAACgcttcttctgcttctgtctAATGGATCATTTGCGAAAAAGTTGTGCAGGTCACGCAGTTATTTCCGCACATGTATGCATGTTCACACGGTGGCTTCATCGCTTTGCCCACCTGTGAGGAGGCTGAAGGAGCAACGCGTCCACTGGTCCAAGTCCATGTTATAGGAGTCGATGTGGCGGACCAAGATCCGGTCGTTGTTGTAATCCAGGTCGTTCCCTCCTAACACGTACAGTTCCCTCCTCACTGCCGCCATGACGTGGTATACTCGCCTCTGCAACATGGGACTGCGGGCCAACCACTGGTCCTGAGGTGGAGGCGAAGGTGGTGGGGAGTAGATATGGGGAGGGAACGGCAGATGGAtttgaagggggaaaaaatggagaaaataaGAGATGCAGTCCAAAAAGGGAGGCAGAGAGAAACAGCGAGGGTGGAAAGGGAAGAAGGATGAATAAGAAGATTAATATTTAAGCATATCCATGCATGGGTAATTGATGTATGCTCAGCGCTAGATAAATAACGTGACACTGGAGCTCAGGTTTGTACTAATGACTTCCCTCCCTATTTCTAATCATATGTTTCAGCCACTCCATTTTACACCGAGGATCCCTGCTCATTTCACTAAGTGTGTCGAAgtgtattttctgtgtgtgtgtgtgtgtgtgtgtgtgtgagtgcttgATTGAGgcagagaatgagagagagaaagtgtgtgtgtgcgtgtgtgtctgctggGAGCTGACGGGTGGCCATCTGTTGAGGGTAGAGTGGGTGGGGGGTTGCTGTTGCTCTGGCAGGTGAATGTAGATTCATGGTGAATACAAATGAgactctcttcctctctctttcactcGTTTCTTCATTCCCTCGCTTCCACGCAGACATGTACAAACACAGACCCATATGGATATGCGCATTACACATATAGACACCGCGTACTATATACAGGCTTTAGCAGCTGCCTATAAACACAACCGATCGAGGGTTAGCCCTCTACATTCCAGTGCAGAAAGGTGTGTTTGACTATGGCACACAGAATCAAAATCATTTAAAgcttatatttaatttaaaaaatataaccgAAAAAACACGTCAAAAGTTGGAACTAGGAAATTTTACTGTTTGCAACGTTTTGTCTTACTGAAATAAGCAAAGGGGTTGTTTTACCTTTACATACctttacagctttgtttgaaGGAAAGTTTTCACAGGCCTCTACATTGAAAAACTAAGGAAGACCAGAGCAAGTATGGCCACCTTTATAAAGGTTTTGCAGTTTGCTAGTTGGGGTAAATTCAGCCCatttgagtgctcagagaaaatgcaaaaaaatccaagagctacatctcaaaCTCTAAAGGtttcagttagcatgttaaatgttaaaattcatgacAGTGCGATTAGAAAAGGACTGAACAAGTGTAGctttttcagtttaaaatgtttttcagaGCTCTGTAGAGTCCTGGAAGTGTCGTTTCGCATTAAGCGCACCTTCGCAGATGCACAAATTAATCATaccatgtatacaaatacacttCCCATCCCAAATCTAGTTTTACTATTTATCAGAGTAGCAGGGATTTTTTTATTGATTCCATACAGTGTGAAAATCAATTAGCAGACACTTGACACCTGCCTGTTGTGCTATCCATCATTGAGAACGTAAGGTGTGCTATTTTTTTctgggagagaaaaaaatactccATTATTATTACACCGATGATGTTTAGGTGTGTACTTTTCCAAAAGTCTCATCATCAGTCAACAATAATTCACACAGAGTGAATTGTATTATAAGCTAACCTCAGAACAAACTTTCACAGAGAAAAATCTCAGGATCAGTCTCATAATAAGTGGGTTGCTGGGCTGTCCAAACCTGGAGCAAATTTTAATGCTTTACAGCAATATATCCAAATCTTTACTAATCAATTTGAGACAGAGGCAACacaacaagctctgagcactgACATAATATCAACCAAAACGCTTTATCAAGCAGTTCACATCCACCACAGACCATCAATTCAGAGTTCTGTAACTCAAATAATCTCATCTACCTCACATTTGCTCTCCAAAAGCTcctgagaaaacaaaaatatgaagcTTGAGGGAAAAGggggtatttttttttgtttgttttttgtactgaACACTGATGTTTGCTGTTGATGAGTGCAGGGAGATGAATGGAAACAGTAAGGTCACTGTCAGTAAAACAAAATCACtgttcaaaaaaagaaaaccccacTGAAAGTAGAATGAACTGTAGAGTATAATCATACTTCTTTGTGACTTTGTCTCTATCAGCAGCCTCGTTCACAATAAATTCATTCTTAGCTTATATGTAAATATTGGCTCGAGTTGGCTTTAGTATGTTTTGGGAATATGGTGATAAAGTGTGCCGTAGTATCGAGTATACAGCTGTAATCAGGGAAAATGAACATACATTTCCTcgacacagagaaacaaatcCAATCAGTCCATAGTTACCTGTTCTGGGTCGTAAACCATCAGCCGGTTTTGGTACTGAGCCGTGTTTGTCACCCCACCtggaacacaaacaaacatctcaGGATTTTGGCAGCGACACGTTctcctgcaaatgtgtgtgaaagtgtgaaCTTAGTAGCAGAAGTGAGATAAAAGTAACACATATGAAACCGAACGTGCAGGCTGAGTCTGTGTTCTCTCCTTGTGTACCTGACACCCAGAGCAGGTTGTCAGCAACGCAGCCGGCGTGGCAGGACAGCGAGCGGTCAAAGGGCTGGACGAACATCCATTTGTTCCTCTTGGGACAGTAGCGCTCCACAGAGGGCAGCACCTGCCTCAGCTCATTCCTGCCCCCCACTGCGTACAGGTACTGCCCCAGAGCTCCCAGGACAAAGTGTTCCCTACATGCCTTCATgggggcaatctcagtccaacGGTTGCCCCTGGGGTCATATCTACAGGCGGTCCTTACTGCACATGTCCTTCCAGTGGCGTGCTCCATCTCTCCACCTACGACAAACAGGAAGTTCCCCATTACAGCCACGCAGTGGTGGCTGCGTCCAGTAGGCATGGGGACTAGTTCGCTCCAGTTCGACCCGCCCGCCACTCGCACGTGCTCCTGCACAGCTGGGTTGAAATACCGCAGCTCCCGGACTCTGCTCACCTCCCGCTTCCGACCTCCAACTATGTAGAGGGTGAGGGACTGGAAGCGCGGTCTGGTGCGGGCTGACTGGTGGAGGGGCTGAGCGAAGATGGCGCGGTGGTAGTCCAAGGCCTCATCTACCAGAGCCGCAGCGGTAGGGCTAGACTGGACCAGAGGATGGCTACGCGAAAGGTGGTGCAGTGTGGGGACGTCCATCAGGCCGTAGCGGACGTGCTGCAGAAGGTCCTCGGTGTACTGGTAGCGACAGTCGTGCTCGAGCCACAGAACAACCAGCTAAACCCAGAAAGAAGAGAAGATCAGTTAGAGACCAAGAGCAAGCAGGAAGAACAGTGACTACAATATTCATCATGCTGTCATGCTTCCATAAATTCAAAAACTGCTCATTCAATTTTAATGTATTATTGATGAAATTATTATTTGAATTCAGTATggctcagattttttttcttttcaagttTTAAATTAGAAACAAAAGGCTCCCTGCTCCAGTCGTTTTTCATCCAGTCCCTTGAAAAGGCAAATAGGAAAGACGTTGGGATAAGAGGGAAGTGTAGAAGGAAAGAATCAGTAGGAAAGAATTGGGAAAAAATAGAGATAGGGAAAGAAAACcaatgtgagaaaaaaaagaaacactgaaggACTGCTAATCAGAATTTTTTCTAGACACCTATAGGCTATTATGGCAAGATTGAGCCAGCACTAAAGCCATAgttgccaacacacacacacaagcatttaTTAATCAGCAGCATTCAATATTCAGACTGTAAATATCCACAGGCAGCCTCCTTTGTTTAACGCGGGCGAACCGGGTAGCAGGGAAGGGATTTAATTGAACTTGAGAGCGATGGAAGGTTATTTAGCTGCGACGAGGTGTGAATGTGGGCGAGATGACTGGAGATCACTGATACCATTATCAGGAAAACAAAGTGGTTGTTAGCGCAATCTGCGCAGAGACTGAGAGCTTATTACAGCGAATAAAGGAATAAAGATTTTTAGGGGGAAAAAGGACACGAGGATGGCCAAGAACAAatcagggggaaaaaactgaCAATGTCACGACTGCACTGATAATACAGGAGTCGGGATGTGATGTATGCACACACGCTGGATGCGTGCCTTGTCTTTGCTATCCAGACGAAACCTTCCTTTCCTCATTTCTCCTTTCAGTCCCCTCTGAAGGTGTGAATATGCAACAAACATGCAAGTCAGGCTTCTGTCTTTTTTGTGGTAACTGTGCCACTCTGCTGTCTCGTCTTCCCTTTCCTCCACTGCCAACCCCGCCTCTCTCCTCCTCAACGCTCTAAAGTGAcagtgtgcgtgcgtgcacgtgcatgtgtgtgcgcgcgcgcgtgtgtgtgtgcatgcgtgtgcgCACTACGGCAGCTGACTGTGAAGGTCACGCTGCATCACACAACTTCCTCGGGGCACAGAATAAATCAACTCCTTCTCCCTCCTTCCCCTCCATGCTGAAAGagaaagtgcgagagagagagagtgtgtatgtgtgtgtgtgagagaaaagaagagggtGAGGGAAAGAGATAGTGAGGGGAGGAGGGGAGGCAGAGCAAAGGATGGcaagatagagagagagagagggagagagggagaggggaaAAACAAAGGCAGAGAAAATGTGATTTCCAGAGCACGAGAGGCTCTAAGAAAACTCTGAGTGACGATGATTGACGCCCGAGCTAGGTCAGTCCGGTATTGGCGTGCACCCCACCACCCTCCAGCCCACCACCCCTTTCGGACGACAGCCCCCGCTCGCCGCTCGCTTCCGTCTGATGCCCAAATTAACCTTCTGGGTGAAGTGAAGGAGCCCCAAAGCAGCCTAATCAGAGGCTGATTATGGCGGCGGTGGCTGGCTAAAGGGTCAGGGTAATTGTGCCATCAGAGGCCTGATTGTTTTCAATCAGACGGGCGGCCGAGTGACAGCTGGGGGATTGGGGCTCTGATGGAGCCGCGGTGGGCCTAATCAGAGAAGagaagaaggagagaaagaaagagaggggagaaaagAAGTGAGAGAGAGCGGGGGTGGCGGTGGCGGTGGTGCGGGGGCTGATTGGAGCAAATGAACAGTCAAAGCGGCGAGTCCCACCCTGCACTGCCGCTTTACTCCTCAATCCCGGCAGTTCATCACGCTTACTATACGCTGACAGTCGAACACCCGGTCAGATGCAGCCCTTCCTACTGCACATTGTCATCAACATaaacaaacagtatatgagATGCAGATGGCAGTATTTAATTTCTTGTTTATTAGTCTGAGCGTCTGCTGTGTGTCATGCGTTTCTGTGCGCGTTTgtgtttcatatatatatatatatatatatatatatatatatatatatatatatacatatatatatatatatatatgtatatatatatatatatatatatgtatgatgAGTTTGGTGCCAAAATGCAATTTCTTCAGATTTGCAACCAGAGATGATTGTTTTTCCAGACTGTCATCAGCGTATTAACACTGTGCTTTAACACCTCAGGGCTGCATCTCGTGTGTCTTGTACCTTCCATATCTCCTCCTCGCTCAGAGAGGTGAGACGGTCGCTCTTCAGCACCTCCCTGAGGAGGCGGTAGGGCAGCTGCAGGGCCTCGTCCTGTCGGCTCTGGCTCAGCTCAGACAGATGCTCCACCAGGAAGCCCACCACGGCCTCCTCTAAGGTGGGGAGGTGGAACAGGTCGGCCACGCGGTACAGCTCCAGGTAGTTGACGCTGCTCAGCTCCTGGGGGATGAATGGATGTCTTTGCCATTAGggtctgttaaaaaaaactttagagACAACTATCAGACTACATGATCCTGAAAACCCACCAAAGTAGTCCATAAAAGTCCATAAAAATAAATTTGAGCAGTGACTGAACTATAATTTTAATGAGAAGCTTTCATTTACATAGATCAGGTCACATCTGTTGTACCTCTGTGTTATTTCTCATTTTGTTAGCAGGTGTAAATTGTAAGATTTTACCGCATATCCTTTTTGTGTTAGCCATTGTTTTGTTACCGAGAATATGTGACATTTACAAATAATAGAAGCCGATCATCCCCACTTCATATTGCATATATAAGCCACATGCACACTAAGTCTGAATTCAGCGCCATGACAACATTGCGTGTCAAATACTAGAAGACAGAGAAAGGCGCAAGACTAAACCCAGTGAGATCTGACCAGTGGAATAAGACTGCCATCTTCTGGCTCTCTTGCAGCACCTACAGCACTAACAGCTCCATGCGGTCCCCTCTCCTACGGATCAGCATTTAATAATGTAGCACCTTGATGAATCAGCCACACTCGGAGGtt
The genomic region above belongs to Oreochromis niloticus isolate F11D_XX linkage group LG11, O_niloticus_UMD_NMBU, whole genome shotgun sequence and contains:
- the klhl32 gene encoding kelch-like protein 32 isoform X3; amino-acid sequence: MSSREMLTGQRLCQSKSHQDSVLSALNQQRKDGLLCDVTLVAGEQKFHAHKAVLAACSDYFRAMFSLCMVESEADEVTLQGVTSVGLKHALDFAYTGQILLEPAVIQDVLSAGSHLQLLELLSLCSHYLIQELSSVNYLELYRVADLFHLPTLEEAVVGFLVEHLSELSQSRQDEALQLPYRLLREVLKSDRLTSLSEEEIWKLVVLWLEHDCRYQYTEDLLQHVRYGLMDVPTLHHLSRSHPLVQSSPTAAALVDEALDYHRAIFAQPLHQSARTRPRFQSLTLYIVGGRKREVSRVRELRYFNPAVQEHVRVAGGSNWSELVPMPTGRSHHCVAVMGNFLFVVGGEMEHATGRTCAVRTACRYDPRGNRWTEIAPMKACREHFVLGALGQYLYAVGGRNELRQVLPSVERYCPKRNKWMFVQPFDRSLSCHAGCVADNLLWVSGGVTNTAQYQNRLMVYDPEQDQWLARSPMLQRRVYHVMAAVRRELYVLGGNDLDYNNDRILVRHIDSYNMDLDQWTRCSFSLLTGQNESGVAVHDDRIYVVGGYSIWTNEPLACIQVLDLSTEGKEEVFYGPTLPFASNGIAACFLPAPYFTCPNLQTLQVPHHRIGAV
- the klhl32 gene encoding kelch-like protein 32 isoform X4; this translates as MSREMLTGQRLCQSKSHQDSVLSALNQQRKDGLLCDVTLVAGEQKFHAHKAVLAACSDYFRAMFSLCMVESEADEVTLQGVTSVGLKHALDFAYTGQILLEPAVIQDVLSAGSHLQLLELLSLCSHYLIQELSSVNYLELYRVADLFHLPTLEEAVVGFLVEHLSELSQSRQDEALQLPYRLLREVLKSDRLTSLSEEEIWKLVVLWLEHDCRYQYTEDLLQHVRYGLMDVPTLHHLSRSHPLVQSSPTAAALVDEALDYHRAIFAQPLHQSARTRPRFQSLTLYIVGGRKREVSRVRELRYFNPAVQEHVRVAGGSNWSELVPMPTGRSHHCVAVMGNFLFVVGGEMEHATGRTCAVRTACRYDPRGNRWTEIAPMKACREHFVLGALGQYLYAVGGRNELRQVLPSVERYCPKRNKWMFVQPFDRSLSCHAGCVADNLLWVSGGVTNTAQYQNRLMVYDPEQDQWLARSPMLQRRVYHVMAAVRRELYVLGGNDLDYNNDRILVRHIDSYNMDLDQWTRCSFSLLTGQNESGVAVHDDRIYVVGGYSIWTNEPLACIQVLDLSTEGKEEVFYGPTLPFASNGIAACFLPAPYFTCPNLQTLQVPHHRIGAV
- the klhl32 gene encoding kelch-like protein 32 isoform X2 encodes the protein MPSEPSLSREMLTGQRLCQSKSHQDSVLSALNQQRKDGLLCDVTLVAGEQKFHAHKAVLAACSDYFRAMFSLCMVESEADEVTLQGVTSVGLKHALDFAYTGQILLEPAVIQDVLSAGSHLQLLELLSLCSHYLIQELSSVNYLELYRVADLFHLPTLEEAVVGFLVEHLSELSQSRQDEALQLPYRLLREVLKSDRLTSLSEEEIWKLVVLWLEHDCRYQYTEDLLQHVRYGLMDVPTLHHLSRSHPLVQSSPTAAALVDEALDYHRAIFAQPLHQSARTRPRFQSLTLYIVGGRKREVSRVRELRYFNPAVQEHVRVAGGSNWSELVPMPTGRSHHCVAVMGNFLFVVGGEMEHATGRTCAVRTACRYDPRGNRWTEIAPMKACREHFVLGALGQYLYAVGGRNELRQVLPSVERYCPKRNKWMFVQPFDRSLSCHAGCVADNLLWVSGGVTNTAQYQNRLMVYDPEQDQWLARSPMLQRRVYHVMAAVRRELYVLGGNDLDYNNDRILVRHIDSYNMDLDQWTRCSFSLLTGQNESGVAVHDDRIYVVGGYSIWTNEPLACIQVLDLSTEGKEEVFYGPTLPFASNGIAACFLPAPYFTCPNLQTLQVPHHRIGAV
- the klhl32 gene encoding kelch-like protein 32 isoform X1; translated protein: MPSEPSLSSREMLTGQRLCQSKSHQDSVLSALNQQRKDGLLCDVTLVAGEQKFHAHKAVLAACSDYFRAMFSLCMVESEADEVTLQGVTSVGLKHALDFAYTGQILLEPAVIQDVLSAGSHLQLLELLSLCSHYLIQELSSVNYLELYRVADLFHLPTLEEAVVGFLVEHLSELSQSRQDEALQLPYRLLREVLKSDRLTSLSEEEIWKLVVLWLEHDCRYQYTEDLLQHVRYGLMDVPTLHHLSRSHPLVQSSPTAAALVDEALDYHRAIFAQPLHQSARTRPRFQSLTLYIVGGRKREVSRVRELRYFNPAVQEHVRVAGGSNWSELVPMPTGRSHHCVAVMGNFLFVVGGEMEHATGRTCAVRTACRYDPRGNRWTEIAPMKACREHFVLGALGQYLYAVGGRNELRQVLPSVERYCPKRNKWMFVQPFDRSLSCHAGCVADNLLWVSGGVTNTAQYQNRLMVYDPEQDQWLARSPMLQRRVYHVMAAVRRELYVLGGNDLDYNNDRILVRHIDSYNMDLDQWTRCSFSLLTGQNESGVAVHDDRIYVVGGYSIWTNEPLACIQVLDLSTEGKEEVFYGPTLPFASNGIAACFLPAPYFTCPNLQTLQVPHHRIGAV